A portion of the Cohaesibacter gelatinilyticus genome contains these proteins:
- a CDS encoding ABC transporter ATP-binding protein, which translates to MSGEGDVGQDDKSILPIISLHDVELSLGHGRSRVDILRGIDLEITRGDSVGLVGPSGSGKSTLLMVMAGLEQADKGQVLVEKADMSIMGEDELARFRGRHIGIIFQSFHLVPTMTALENVAIPLELAGRDDAFSRAEEELTAVGLGHRLHHYPAEMSGGEQQRVAIARALAPRPSILIADEPTGNLDTETGREIADLMFDIQKRRGMTLMLVTHDPKLADRCAHVVRLRKGQLVELDKEA; encoded by the coding sequence ATGTCAGGCGAGGGAGATGTCGGACAGGATGACAAAAGCATTCTTCCCATCATTTCACTGCATGACGTGGAGCTGAGCCTCGGGCATGGTCGCTCAAGGGTTGATATCTTGCGCGGGATCGATCTTGAGATCACCAGAGGTGACAGCGTTGGTCTTGTGGGGCCCAGTGGTTCGGGTAAATCCACTCTTTTGATGGTGATGGCAGGACTTGAACAGGCTGATAAGGGGCAGGTTCTGGTTGAAAAGGCCGATATGTCCATCATGGGAGAGGATGAGCTGGCCCGTTTTCGTGGTCGTCATATTGGCATCATTTTCCAGAGTTTCCATCTGGTGCCAACCATGACGGCATTGGAGAATGTGGCCATTCCTTTGGAATTGGCTGGTCGAGATGATGCTTTCTCTCGAGCGGAAGAAGAACTGACTGCCGTAGGCCTTGGCCATCGTTTGCATCATTATCCGGCAGAAATGTCAGGTGGTGAGCAGCAGCGCGTTGCCATTGCCCGCGCCCTTGCTCCTCGTCCTTCCATTCTGATTGCCGACGAACCAACGGGCAATCTGGATACCGAGACTGGAAGGGAAATTGCCGATCTGATGTTTGATATTCAAAAGCGTCGCGGCATGACCTTGATGCTGGTGACCCATGATCCAAAATTGGCAGATCGTTGCGCCCATGTGGTGCGCCTGCGCAAGGGTCAGCTCGTCGAGCTGGACAAGGAGGCGTAA
- a CDS encoding arylesterase: MQQPNQPIRSATAKTTSLKSHMILMASTLFLLLCLFALPAKAQAPVSIITFGDSLSAGYQLPQGHGFSDQLQKKLDEMGLKTHVTNAAVSGDTTATGLSRLDWSIPDGTDLVILELGANDALQGLPLDQTKANLMAMIERLKERKISVLLAGMQAPPNMGKPYVDVFNAIYPDLAKQYQLPFYPFFLDGVAAIPELNLKDGIHPNKDGVAIITNKIAPLVAQLVKDMQS, from the coding sequence ATGCAGCAGCCAAACCAGCCCATCCGATCAGCCACGGCAAAAACCACTTCCCTGAAATCTCATATGATACTCATGGCCAGCACCCTCTTCCTTTTGCTTTGCCTGTTCGCATTGCCAGCAAAGGCTCAGGCACCTGTCTCAATCATCACCTTCGGCGATAGTCTCTCTGCAGGGTATCAATTGCCTCAAGGCCATGGTTTCTCTGACCAATTGCAGAAGAAACTCGATGAGATGGGTCTCAAAACCCACGTCACGAATGCAGCCGTCTCGGGCGATACCACCGCTACCGGTCTTTCCCGCCTTGATTGGTCCATCCCCGATGGAACTGATCTGGTCATCCTGGAACTGGGTGCCAATGATGCTCTGCAGGGCCTTCCACTGGATCAGACAAAAGCCAATCTGATGGCCATGATTGAACGCCTGAAAGAGCGCAAGATTTCGGTTCTGCTGGCTGGCATGCAGGCTCCACCCAATATGGGCAAACCTTATGTCGATGTCTTCAATGCCATCTATCCGGACCTGGCCAAGCAATATCAGCTGCCCTTCTATCCTTTCTTTCTGGATGGTGTAGCCGCCATACCTGAATTGAACCTGAAGGATGGTATTCATCCGAACAAGGACGGTGTTGCCATCATCACCAATAAAATTGCCCCTCTGGTTGCCCAACTCGTCAAAGACATGCAATCTTAA
- a CDS encoding aldo/keto reductase yields the protein MELRQLGRTDLKVSSLCLGTMTFGEQNTQKEGYLQMDYALDQGINFFDTAELYAIPPKPETRGRTEEIIGNWMQARKSRDDVIIATKVTGRSGMNWFREDGSLTQVNRAQIMEAIDGSLKRLKTDYIDLYQIHWPDRTVSQFGANPVIFRHKEPAAEENAIGEILHVMQELVDAGKIRHLGLSNESTWGTMRFLQESEKGNGPRVVSIQNAYSLLNRTYEVNMAEMSMREDVGLLAYSALAQGFLTGKYLDGATPPGARKTLFKRQERYTTPGADAAIRGYLKVARDFNWDISQLCIAFATTRSFTTSTILGATNLDQLKADIAAHDMGIDEELEKAIDAVHFLHTNPCP from the coding sequence ATGGAATTGAGACAACTCGGCCGTACCGACCTCAAGGTCTCCTCTCTGTGCCTTGGCACCATGACCTTTGGCGAACAGAATACTCAGAAAGAAGGTTATCTGCAGATGGATTACGCCCTCGATCAGGGCATCAACTTCTTCGACACTGCAGAGCTTTACGCCATTCCGCCAAAACCGGAAACCCGTGGCCGTACTGAGGAGATCATCGGCAACTGGATGCAAGCACGTAAAAGCCGCGACGATGTCATCATTGCCACAAAGGTAACCGGCCGCTCCGGTATGAATTGGTTTCGAGAAGATGGCTCCCTGACCCAAGTGAACCGGGCTCAAATCATGGAAGCCATCGATGGCAGCTTGAAACGCCTGAAAACCGACTATATCGACCTCTACCAGATCCATTGGCCAGATCGCACGGTAAGCCAGTTTGGCGCCAATCCAGTCATTTTCCGTCACAAGGAACCGGCCGCCGAAGAAAACGCAATTGGTGAAATTCTGCATGTCATGCAAGAGCTCGTCGATGCTGGCAAAATCCGCCATCTCGGCCTCTCCAATGAAAGCACATGGGGCACCATGCGCTTCTTGCAGGAATCAGAGAAAGGCAATGGCCCTCGTGTGGTTTCAATTCAAAATGCCTATAGCCTGCTCAATCGCACCTATGAAGTGAATATGGCCGAAATGTCCATGCGCGAAGATGTCGGTCTGCTGGCCTATTCTGCCTTGGCTCAAGGCTTTTTGACGGGCAAATATCTGGACGGAGCAACCCCTCCCGGCGCCCGCAAGACATTGTTCAAGCGGCAAGAGCGTTACACAACACCGGGTGCTGATGCGGCTATCCGTGGCTACCTGAAAGTGGCCAGGGATTTTAACTGGGACATTTCCCAACTCTGCATCGCCTTTGCCACAACACGTTCATTTACCACTTCCACCATTTTGGGAGCGACCAATCTGGACCAGCTGAAAGCCGACATCGCAGCCCATGATATGGGCATTGATGAAGAATTGGAAAAGGCAATCGACGCAGTGCATTTCTTGCACACAAACCCTTGTCCGTAA
- the thpR gene encoding RNA 2',3'-cyclic phosphodiesterase produces the protein MPRLFAGIEIPPTITTRLSLQKGGLFGARWIDEANYHITLRFMGDVSHTMADEIVFHLSQIRLPEFEILLKGFGAFGTKKPHSVFAAVGANEDLVQLQGEVDRRMQALGFKPDRHSFTPHVTLARLKNAEPIDVANYLQMRDSFETERFHVPRFVLYSSRDSIGGGPYAIEDSFDLL, from the coding sequence ATGCCACGACTTTTTGCCGGAATTGAAATTCCCCCCACCATAACCACCAGACTGTCCCTGCAAAAAGGCGGCCTTTTTGGCGCACGCTGGATTGATGAGGCCAATTATCATATCACGTTGCGCTTCATGGGAGATGTCAGCCATACCATGGCCGATGAGATCGTCTTCCATCTAAGTCAGATCCGTCTGCCGGAATTCGAGATCTTGCTGAAGGGCTTCGGCGCCTTTGGAACAAAAAAACCTCATTCGGTATTCGCCGCCGTTGGCGCAAACGAAGATCTGGTTCAGCTTCAAGGCGAGGTAGATCGGCGCATGCAGGCCCTTGGTTTCAAACCGGACCGCCATAGTTTCACACCCCATGTAACATTGGCACGCCTGAAAAATGCGGAACCCATCGATGTCGCCAATTATCTGCAGATGCGTGACAGCTTTGAGACTGAACGTTTCCACGTGCCACGCTTCGTGCTCTATTCCTCGCGTGACAGCATTGGCGGCGGCCCCTATGCCATAGAGGATTCATTCGATCTGCTTTAG
- a CDS encoding low molecular weight protein-tyrosine-phosphatase, which translates to MPSHSFSILFVCLGNICRSPLAEGVMRHKVGRAGLVDGFFLDSAGTGAWHIGNPADRRSVSVGAVHGVDLSDLRARQVIVEDFHRFDLILAMDASNLSDLRAMQPEDGIAQLALYRSYCEDGEQDVPDPYYGGDRGFEDVYQMINRASDVLLAKHGQDRT; encoded by the coding sequence ATGCCATCGCATTCTTTTTCCATATTGTTTGTCTGTCTTGGAAATATCTGCCGTTCGCCTTTGGCAGAAGGTGTGATGCGTCACAAGGTGGGACGGGCCGGACTGGTGGATGGATTTTTCCTCGATTCAGCCGGGACCGGGGCATGGCATATAGGCAATCCGGCAGATCGCCGTTCTGTCTCCGTTGGTGCAGTACATGGGGTGGATTTAAGTGATTTGCGAGCACGGCAGGTAATCGTCGAGGATTTCCATCGCTTCGATCTGATCCTTGCGATGGATGCCAGTAATCTGTCCGATCTTCGGGCCATGCAGCCGGAGGATGGCATTGCTCAGCTGGCGCTCTATCGGAGTTATTGTGAAGATGGCGAACAGGATGTGCCCGATCCCTATTATGGCGGAGATCGGGGCTTTGAGGATGTTTATCAGATGATCAATCGGGCCAGTGACGTGCTTTTGGCCAAGCATGGCCAAGACCGGACTTAG